Within the Nocardioides humi genome, the region CGCGGAGAAGAAGGGGATCGACGACCCCGACGACGTCCCCATGTCCGACATCGCCTGCCCCAACTGCGGCACCCGCGGCGCCTGGACCGAGCCGCGCCAGTTCTCCGGCCTGCTCAAGACCTATCTCGGCGTGATCGAGGACGAGTCCGGCCTGCACTACCTGCGCCCCGAGACGGCGCAGGGCATCTTCCTCAACTTCGCCAACGTGGTCACCTCGCAGCGGATGAAGCCGCCGTTCGGCATCGCCCAGATCGGCAAGAGCTTCCGCAACGAGATCACGCCCGGCAACTTCATCTTCCGCACCCGCGAGTTCGAGCAGATGGAGATGGAGTTCTTCGTCAAGCCGGGTGAGGACGAGGAGTGGCACCAGTACTGGATCGACGCCCGCACGAAGTGGTACACCGACCTCGGCATCGACCCGGCCAACCTGCGCCACTACGAGCACGCCAAGGAGAAGCTGTCCCACTACTCCAAGCGCACCGTCGACATCGAGTACCGCTTCAACTTCGCCGGCTCCGAGTGGGGCGAGCTCGAGGGCATCGCCAACCGCACCGACTTCGACCTGTCGACCCACGCCGAGCACTCCGGCAAGGACCTGTCGTACTTCGACCAGGCCTCCAACACCCGCTACGTCCCCTACGTCATCGAGCCCGCAGCGGGTCTCTCCCGCAGCCTGATGACCTTCCTCGTCGACGCGTACGCCGAGGACGAGGCGCCCGACACCAAGGGCGGCGTCCGCAAGCGCACCGTGCTGCGCCTCGACCCACGGCTGGCGCCGGTCAAGGCCGCGGTGCTGCCGCTGAGCCGCAACGAGGACCTCACGCCGAAGGCGCGCGCCGTCGCCACCGAGCTGCGGGCGCTGTGGAACATCGACTTCGACGACGCCGGCTCGATCGGCAAGCGCTACAGCCGCCAGGACGAGATCGGCACGCCGTACTGCGTCACCGTCGACTTCGACACCCTCGACGACCAGGCGGTCACGGTCCGCGAGCGGGACACCATGTCCCAGGAGCGGGTCGCGCTGGACAAGCTCACGACGTACTTCGCCGAGCGGCTCGTCGGATGCTGAGGGGCACCCGGCTGGTGATCGCCGCGGGCCTCGCGCTCACGGCCCTGGCCGGGTGCGGCTCCGACGACGGCGACGACGCCGAGGAGCGGCCGTCGCCGAGCGAGGCGACGTCCGCCGCCCCGGCGACGTACCTGCCGGTGCCCGAGGACGTCACGCTCACCGAGCCCGGGACCGCCCTCGCGCTGGGGGAGGAGGGCGTCGTGGCGTTCCAGCGGCGCCAGGACGAGGTCGGCGTGCTCGCCGTCACCGTCGAGCGGATCGAGCGCACCTCGTTCCAGAAGTCCTTCAAGGGCTGGAACGTCGACGACGTGACGGCCGCGCGGACGCCGTACTTCGTGCGCGTGAGGGTCGCCAACGCCGGTGACGTCGACCTCGGCGGGCTGCGGCTCGACAACGTGCTGTGGGCCGAGGACGGCACCACCCTCGAGGCGCCCAACTACTACACCGCCGAGCAGCTGCCGGTGTGCTCCGGCGACCCGCTGCCGGCGCCGTTCGCGGAGGGCGCCACCGCCGAGCTGTGCCAGGTCTACTTCATCGCCCCGACCCGGGAGCTGGAGCGGGTCTCCTTCACGCCCTTCGGCGGGCTGGACGCGATCAGCTGGAGCGGCGAGCTGAGCCCGGTCAAGAAGGTGAAGAAGAACAAGGAGAAGGACGAGGAGACCCCGTGAGCGGCCTGCGCCTCGGCCCGCTCGAGGTGCCGGCGCCCGTCGTCCTGGCGCCGATGGCCGGCATCACCAACGCCGCCTACCGCCGGCTGTGCGCCGAGCAGGGCGCGGGCCTGTACGTCTGCGAGATGATCACCAGCCGCGGCCTGGTCGAGGGCGACGAGACCACCCGGCGGATGCTGGTCTTCGACGAGGCCGAGAAGGTCCGCTCGGTCCAGCTCTACGGCACCGATCCGGTGTACGTCGGCAAGGCCACCCGCATCCTGTGCGAGGAGTACGGCGTCGCGCACGTCGACCTCAACTTCGGCTGCCCGGTGCCGAAGGTCACCCGCAAGGGCGGCGGTGGGGCGCTGCCGTGGAAGCGCAACCTGCTGGGCCGGATCCTGGAGGAGGCGGTGGCCGCGGCGGCGCCGTACGACGTGCCGGTGACGATGAAGACCCGCAAGGGCCTCGACGACGACCACCTCACCTATCTCGACGCCGGCCGGATCGCTCAGGACGCCGGGTGCGCGGCGATCGCCCTGCACGGGCGGACCGTCGCGCAGGCCTACTCCGGCCAGGCCGACTGGGACGCGATCGCCGCCCTGGTCGAGCACGTCGACATCCCGGTCCTCGGCAACGGCGACATCTGGGAGGCGGCCGACGCGCTGCGGATGGTCGAGCAGACCGGCGTCGCCGGCATCGTGGTCGGGCGCGGCTGCCTGGGGCGGCCCTGGCTGTTCCGCGACCTCGCGGCGGCGTTCTCCGACGACGGCCCGGGGGAGACGACGCTCCCGACCCTGGGCGAGGTCACGGTCATGATGCGCCGTCACGCCGAGCTGCTGTGCGAGCACATGGGCGAGGAGCGGGGCTGCAAGGAGTTCCGCAAGCACGTCACGTGGTACCTCAAGGGGTTCCGGGCCGGCGGCGAGCTGCGGCGCTCGCTGGGCCTGGTCGACTCGCTCGCCACGCTCGACCGGCTGCTCGCCGACCTCGACCCGGCCGAGCCGTTCCCCGCCTCCGAGCTCGGCGCCCCCGCGGCCGGCAGGGTGCCCCCCGGCACCGCGTGGTGCTCCCGGAGGGCTGGCTGGACGACACCGACGGGCTCGGCGACGGCTGCTCCGGCGTACTGGAGGACGTCGACGAGACCACCGGCGGGTGACCCGACTCACCCCTCCGAGCGGTCTCACCAATTGGTTGAAGGCTTGATCTCTGTGCTCTACTCGCACGATGCTCTGGCGCAGGCCAGGGTTCTCGGGATGCATCTGTAAGCGACAGCAAAGGAATCAGCGCGTGGCCACCAGCCACAAGCGGGAAACCGCGCGACGTACGCCCCGAGCCGCCGTTCTGGCCGGCTCCCTCGCCGCCCTCGCGACCACCGCGGTCGTCACGGGAGGCGTCCTCAACTCCTCGGCCCCCGGCGCCGACCTCGTCGCCGTCGACCGCTCGAAGGCCGCGGCCGGCTCCGTCGGCGACAGCGGCCGCCGCCTCCCCGTCCTGTCCCGCAGCGCGGACCGGTCCGCCGACGCCATCGGCACCGAGCTCGACGCGCTGCTCTCCGACGACGCGACCGCGAAGGCCGTCGCCGAGGCCGACCAGCGCCGCTGGACCGCCGCCCCGCTGAACCTGTGGACCCGCCCTGACAAGCGGGCCAAGCAGGTCGGCGAGATCGAGGTGGGCGAGAAGGTCCTCCTCACCGGCCGCACGTACGGCGAGCGCGCCGAGATCGTCCTCGACGGCAAGTCCCGCTGGGTGACCGCCGGACACTTCTCCGACGAGAAGCCGGCCACCCTCGGCGGCGCCTGCACCAACGGCACCAGCGTCCCGGCCAACGTCAGCGCCAGCATCAAGAAGGTGCACGAGGCGGTCTGCGCGAACTTCCCGGAGGTCCGCGTCTACGGCACCCTCCGCGGCGGCGGCGGCGACCACCCCCGCGGCCGGGCCGTCGACATCATGATCTCGGGCGCCCGCGGCTGGGAGATCGCGAACTTCGTTCGCGCGAACTACTCCGCCCTCGGCGTCTCGTACGTCATCTACGCGCAGAAGATCTGGTCCGTGGAGCGCTCCGGCGAGGGTTGGCGGGGCATGCCGAACCGCGGCTCGGCCACCGCCAACCACTACGACCACGTGCACGTCTCGGTCTTCTGACAATGTCGGACGTTGCATCCGACGTACGATTCTTGCGTTGGATGTAGGCGCCATGCAGCCTTGTGGTGGGCCCGAACGACTTCCGCCGTCGTGCGAGGCGACACGCGTCCCCATCGTCCAGCTCAGAGCTTGTCGGTGAAGAAGGGGCCGAGCTTGCTGACGGCCTCGGCGACCTCCTTCTCGCCGTCGTAGAGCTCCATGTGGTTCGCGCCCTCGACGACGTGGAACGACTTGTCCGTGCTGGCGGCGCGCTCGTACAGGTCGTCGCTCATCCACTTCGACCCCGCCTCGCTGCCCGCGATCAACAGCAGCGGCTGGGTCAGGAACGCCTCGGCCTTGTGGAAGGCGTCGTAGGCGATGATCTGCGACAGGCTGCGCGCGGTCATGTAGCCCGGGGCATTCGGGTGCTCGCAGCGCGGCGTGTGGTAGTACTCCCACGCCTGGCGGAGCTCCTCGTTCGGGGCGTCCTCCTCCTTCATCGGCGCCAGCGGGAACGGGTTGTCCTTCCCCGCGGCATCGGCGGTGCGCGCGTCCGCGCCCATCTTCAGGACCGGAGCCGCGTCGGCATCCTTGACGTCGTTGGTCCAGCCGTTGCGGAACATCTGGCCGATGTTGACCATGCTGACGGTTCCCACAGCCTTGATGCGGGGGTCGTCGATCGCGGCGTTGGCCGTGTAGCCGGCGCCGGCGCAGATGCCCATCGCGCCGATCCGGTCGCTGTCGACGTAGTCGAGCGTGGTCAGGTGGTCCACGACCGCGGACACGTCCTCGGTGCGGATGTAGGGGTTCTCCAGCTGACGCGGCTCGCCCGTGCTCGCGCCCTGGAACGACGCGTCATAGGCGACCGTGACGAACCCGAGCTCCGCCAGCATGCCCGCGTACAGACCCGCGGTCTGCTCCTTCACGCCGCCGCCGGGATGGGAGACGACGACGGCCGGGTAGGTCCTCGATGCGTCGAAGTCCGGCGGGAGGTTGATCACGGCCGCCAGCGTCGTTCCGTAGCCGTTCAGGGTCTTGATGTCGATGTTCTCACTCATGGGTTCTCCCTTCGCTTCATGCCTGTGCGTGGGGCCTGCGTCTCGCGATCCCTGTCGCACCGAACAGCTCAATCGTGGAACGCGACCGACGGCCCCGGAAGGTTCCGTTGGAACCCCCTCCGTCCCCACTGGTAGGCGCTCGCGGGGTTCTGGCAGGGCCTGTCTCCCGGCAGCAGGCGTTCGTAGGCTTGGGCCATGAGTCCGAAGGACGAGCGCGTGCGGGACTTCCTGTCCACCCGCCGCGCGAAGATCACCCCGGACATGGCCGGGCTGCCCACAGGCAGCGGCGTCCGGCGCGTGCCCGGCCTGCGTCGCGAGGAGGTCGCGATCCTCTCCGGCGTCTCCGTCGACTACTACACCCGGATCGAGAAGGGCGACCTCACCGGCGTCTCCGACGAGGTCCTCGATGCCGTCGCCCGTGTCCTGCAGATGACCGACGACGAGACCGCCTACCTCTATGACCTCGCCCGCGCGGTCCGTCGGCCCGCCCGCGCCCGCAGACGGACCAGACCGTCGTCGATCCTTCCGCAGCAGGCGCAGCTGCTCATCGACTCCATGAGCACCACGCCGGTCATCGCGCACAACGGATGCCTGGACATCCTGGCCGCGAACCCGCTGGGCCGGGCACTGTTCTCCGACATCTACGACAGCCCGACCAGGAGATCCGCAGTCGCGCCGCCCAACCTGGCATCGTTCGTGTTCCTCGACCCCGTCGCCGGGGAGTTCTACGCCGACCTCGACGACGCCGCAGACACCACGGTGCGGATACTGCGCACCCAAGCCGCCTCCACCCCGCACGACTCACGTCTCACCGCCCTCGTCGGGGAGCTCTCCACCCGCAGCGAGGACTTCCGCGCCCGCTGGGGCGCCCACGACGTCGGCAAACATCGCGCCGGCAGCAAGACCCTCCATCACCGCGAGGTCGGCGACCTCGTCCTCGGGTTCGAGGAACTCACCCTCGACTCCATCCCGTCGATCACGCTGTCCGCCTACATTGCCGAGCCCGCCTCTGCGACCGCCGAACGGCTTCAGCTCCTCGCGGCTCTGGCCCTCACAGCGACCCCCGCACAGCCCTGAGGACCGCCGGGTGAGCATGTCAGCGCACCTGCTGACATGCACTCCTACAAGCTATTCCGACACTTCGATCATCCGACTCCACCGGCACAACCCGAGGCAGGGACGTTCCGGAGGAGACGGTCGCCGCGATCAAGCAGCGCCCAGCGGGACCTGTGCGGTCGCCACGTCGAGGGCTTGCTCGCTCACCGTCCGGGGCCGTGTCGAGGTCCCGGACGTGGTGGAGGTGGATGCCGATGTGGCCGACGCCGAGCAGCAGGGTCGCGGCGACCAGCGGCAGCAGGCGGCCGTAGACGCCGAGCAGCACGAACGCCGCCACCGGCAGCGTGGCCAGCGGCACCGGCACCGGGCCGAGCGGCCGGTAGAAGTCGGCCTCGGTCCGGTCGCTGCGGCCGTACCGGATCCAGCAGGCCAGGTAGGCCCCGAGCGCCGCGGTCGCCGCGACGAGCCACCACGACCATGCCGACCACGCCCGCAGGTTGGTGTCGGCGAAGAGCAGTGCGGCCGCGGTGGTGAGCACCTGGCCGCCGCGTTCGAGGATCACGAGCGCTCTCGGCTCGCCGGTCGCGTCGTACCCGGCAGGTCGTGCGCGCCACGCCCACCACAGGTTCGGCAGGAACAGGGCGGCCAGGAAGGCCGCACCGACGAACGAGAAGCCGAACCGACCCATGAGCAGATCCTCCACCCATCTGGGGTGCTAGTGGTCATCTCCGTTGATTCATCAAGGGTCTACGCACCCAGGGCACGCACCTCGCCGCGTTGGCGACGCTCGGAAGACAGCCCGGTATGCCGTCGCGCCGCCGCCTTGCGATGCACGCACCCTGAGCACGGATACCCCCGACGTATCAACGGAGACGACCACTAGCGTGGCGGCGGTCGTGATCCGAGGAGGTGAGTCCCGTGAACGCAGTATCCGCAACGGGTGCTCCCCTGCTCACGATCGCGCGACGGAGGTAGCCGTCGCGGGGAGCGCCTCCAGGCAATCGGGAAAGGCGACTCCCATGAGCATGACGACTTCCTCACCTGAGCGCGCGCTGGTCCTCGGTGGCGGCGGCGCGGTCGGCAACGCGTGGCTGATCGGCGTGACGGCCGGCCTCCTCGACGTCGGCCTGGACGTGACCGACGCCGACCTGATCGTCGGGACCTCGGCCGGGGCGACGACCGCGGCCCAGATCACCGGCGCGGCGCTGCCCGAGCTGTACGCCGCCGTCCTCGCGGCTCCTCCCGCTCGTCCCGCTCGTCCCGGTCCGCCCGGTCCCGGCGGCCGACCCGGTCCTGCGGGAGCGGTGGCCGACCACCTCGAGCGGACCGGCCGCATCATCGCCGCCGCGCAGGACGCCGCCGACATGCGCCGCAGGATGGGTACGGCGGCACTCGAGCTGGACGCGGCCTCGGACGGCTCCCGGCACGCCGGGTGGCGCGCCATCGTCGCCGCCCGGCTGCCCGCTCGGCAGTGGCCGGACCGGGCGCTGCTCGTCACCGCGGTCGACGCCGCCACCGGTGAGCCGGTCGTCTTCGACCGCGCCAGCGGGGTCGACCTGGTCGACGCGGTCGCGGCGAGCACGTCCAGCGGGCCGCCGTACCGGATCGGCGAGCGCCGCTACATCGACGGCGGCTACCGGCGCAACGAGAACGCCGACCTGGCCGCCGGGCACGCCCGGGTGCTCGTGCTGTCACCGTTCGGCGGCCGGACCCGGCACCCGCTGGAGTGGGGCATGCAGCTCGCCACGCAGGTCGAGGAGCTCCGCGCGCAGGGCAGCAGGGTCGCGACCGTCGTCCCGGACAGCGGGGCCGAGCACATGTTCGGCGCGAACGCGACGGATCTGTCGCTGCGGGCGCCCGCGGCACGGGCCGGTCGCGACCAGGCCCGGGCCCTCGCCGAGCAGCTCGCCGAGCTCTGGGGCTGAGGCCGGGCCTGTGGATAGCCGGTGGCCCGGACCCGTCCCGCCGGGCATCCTGCTCAGATGCTTCGACGCGACCCTCGACCGCGCATCCGGACCCAGGCCGAGCTGGACCAGCTCTGGCGGGGCTGGGTACGGCGGCGCAACGAGCCGCCGGTCGGCACGACCTGCCTGCTCGTGTACGCCGACGGGAGGGTCACCCGGAGCACGGTGACCTTCACCGACCTCGACGGGCCGCTGGACGACGGGCGTCAGCGCCGCTTCGTCCACTGGATTCGTC harbors:
- a CDS encoding glycine--tRNA ligase, whose translation is MAKPPPSTVDQVVSLAKRRGFVYPCGEIYGGTRSAWDYGPLGVELKENIKRQWWRSMVQSRDDVVGLDSSVILPRQTWEASGHVATFTDPLTECQSCHKRFRADHLQEAYAEKKGIDDPDDVPMSDIACPNCGTRGAWTEPRQFSGLLKTYLGVIEDESGLHYLRPETAQGIFLNFANVVTSQRMKPPFGIAQIGKSFRNEITPGNFIFRTREFEQMEMEFFVKPGEDEEWHQYWIDARTKWYTDLGIDPANLRHYEHAKEKLSHYSKRTVDIEYRFNFAGSEWGELEGIANRTDFDLSTHAEHSGKDLSYFDQASNTRYVPYVIEPAAGLSRSLMTFLVDAYAEDEAPDTKGGVRKRTVLRLDPRLAPVKAAVLPLSRNEDLTPKARAVATELRALWNIDFDDAGSIGKRYSRQDEIGTPYCVTVDFDTLDDQAVTVRERDTMSQERVALDKLTTYFAERLVGC
- a CDS encoding alpha/beta hydrolase; this encodes MSENIDIKTLNGYGTTLAAVINLPPDFDASRTYPAVVVSHPGGGVKEQTAGLYAGMLAELGFVTVAYDASFQGASTGEPRQLENPYIRTEDVSAVVDHLTTLDYVDSDRIGAMGICAGAGYTANAAIDDPRIKAVGTVSMVNIGQMFRNGWTNDVKDADAAPVLKMGADARTADAAGKDNPFPLAPMKEEDAPNEELRQAWEYYHTPRCEHPNAPGYMTARSLSQIIAYDAFHKAEAFLTQPLLLIAGSEAGSKWMSDDLYERAASTDKSFHVVEGANHMELYDGEKEVAEAVSKLGPFFTDKL
- a CDS encoding helix-turn-helix transcriptional regulator encodes the protein MSPKDERVRDFLSTRRAKITPDMAGLPTGSGVRRVPGLRREEVAILSGVSVDYYTRIEKGDLTGVSDEVLDAVARVLQMTDDETAYLYDLARAVRRPARARRRTRPSSILPQQAQLLIDSMSTTPVIAHNGCLDILAANPLGRALFSDIYDSPTRRSAVAPPNLASFVFLDPVAGEFYADLDDAADTTVRILRTQAASTPHDSRLTALVGELSTRSEDFRARWGAHDVGKHRAGSKTLHHREVGDLVLGFEELTLDSIPSITLSAYIAEPASATAERLQLLAALALTATPAQP
- a CDS encoding patatin-like phospholipase family protein, whose product is MSMTTSSPERALVLGGGGAVGNAWLIGVTAGLLDVGLDVTDADLIVGTSAGATTAAQITGAALPELYAAVLAAPPARPARPGPPGPGGRPGPAGAVADHLERTGRIIAAAQDAADMRRRMGTAALELDAASDGSRHAGWRAIVAARLPARQWPDRALLVTAVDAATGEPVVFDRASGVDLVDAVAASTSSGPPYRIGERRYIDGGYRRNENADLAAGHARVLVLSPFGGRTRHPLEWGMQLATQVEELRAQGSRVATVVPDSGAEHMFGANATDLSLRAPAARAGRDQARALAEQLAELWG